A window of Microcystis aeruginosa FD4 contains these coding sequences:
- a CDS encoding NAD-dependent epimerase/dehydratase family protein yields MTRRVLITGGAGFVGSSLGLGLAQRYPDWKIIALDNLKRRGSELNIPRLKQARIEFVHGDVRNAEDLEASALPVDLILECSAEPSVLAGYTSPGYVLQTNLIGTINCLELARQTQADFIFLSTSRVYPIAYLNQLNYTETDTRFHLSEQQNLPGVSAFGISEQFPLDLPRSLYGSTKLASELIINEYGDAYGLRTLINRCGVLTGPWQMGKVDQGVFALWVANHYFQKSLKYIGYGGTGKQVRDFLHVADLLDLIDIQIANLAQFKGQTFNVGGGQDFSLSLYETTKLCQEITGNSIMIEAIPENRTGDMPIFITDSRKISSMTGWQPQRDGRKLIQDIFDWIHTHEKELKGIF; encoded by the coding sequence ATGACTAGACGAGTGTTAATTACTGGTGGTGCGGGTTTTGTGGGCAGTTCTTTAGGTTTAGGATTAGCCCAACGTTATCCCGACTGGAAAATTATCGCCTTAGATAACTTAAAACGTCGCGGTTCTGAATTAAATATTCCCCGTCTCAAACAAGCGAGAATTGAGTTTGTTCATGGAGATGTCAGAAATGCAGAAGACTTAGAAGCATCCGCTTTGCCAGTGGATTTAATCCTAGAATGTTCGGCAGAACCTTCCGTTTTAGCTGGTTATACTTCCCCGGGCTACGTTTTGCAGACTAACTTAATTGGAACGATTAACTGTTTAGAATTAGCTAGACAAACCCAAGCAGATTTTATTTTTCTCTCCACCAGCAGAGTTTATCCCATTGCCTATCTTAATCAATTAAACTATACAGAAACAGATACTCGTTTTCATTTATCTGAACAGCAAAATTTACCCGGGGTTTCTGCTTTTGGTATCAGTGAACAATTTCCCCTAGATTTGCCCCGTTCTCTCTACGGTTCCACTAAGTTAGCATCGGAATTGATTATTAATGAATATGGGGATGCCTACGGATTAAGAACTTTAATTAATCGCTGTGGAGTTTTAACCGGTCCTTGGCAGATGGGAAAAGTTGATCAGGGAGTTTTTGCCCTTTGGGTGGCTAATCATTACTTTCAGAAGTCCTTAAAATATATCGGTTATGGGGGTACAGGGAAACAGGTTAGAGATTTTCTTCATGTAGCTGATTTACTCGATTTAATCGATATTCAGATTGCTAATTTAGCACAATTCAAAGGGCAGACTTTTAATGTGGGGGGTGGGCAAGATTTTTCCTTGTCTCTTTATGAAACCACAAAACTATGTCAAGAAATCACGGGCAATAGTATAATGATTGAGGCAATTCCCGAAAATCGCACCGGAGATATGCCAATTTTTATCACTGATTCTCGCAAAATCAGTTCTATGACTGGATGGCAACCCCAGCGAGACGGTAGAAAATTAATCCAAGATATTTTTGATTGGATTCATACCCATGAAAAGGAATTAAAAGGTATTTTTTAA